In Candidatus Defluviibacterium haderslevense, the following are encoded in one genomic region:
- a CDS encoding acyl-CoA thioesterase, whose protein sequence is MGKIKDFKSPSSSFTIKTEVVCPNDANPMDILQGGRLVEWMDIGAAVCAQTHCGKICVTASINHVDFYSAAKIGDIITILARITRAFNTSMEIYVHAFARKVTSEKKYLVSKAYFTFVALDDLGKATPIISVNPVTKEDKIQFDAALLRKERIAKGKKKRHLMYHK, encoded by the coding sequence ATGGGAAAGATAAAAGATTTTAAATCACCATCTAGTTCATTTACGATCAAAACCGAAGTAGTTTGTCCTAATGATGCTAATCCAATGGATATTTTGCAAGGAGGAAGGTTGGTTGAATGGATGGATATAGGTGCTGCAGTTTGTGCACAAACCCATTGCGGAAAAATTTGTGTAACGGCTTCGATTAATCATGTTGATTTTTATTCAGCCGCCAAAATTGGTGATATCATTACGATTTTGGCAAGAATAACCAGAGCATTTAATACGTCTATGGAAATTTATGTGCACGCTTTTGCTCGGAAGGTGACCTCAGAAAAGAAATACTTGGTAAGCAAAGCCTATTTCACTTTTGTTGCACTCGACGATTTGGGGAAAGCCACGCCAATTATTTCTGTTAATCCAGTAACCAAGGAAGATAAAATACAATTTGATGCTGCATTATTAAGAAAAGAAAGAATTGCTAAAGGGAAGAAAAAGAGACATCTAATGTATCATAAATAG
- a CDS encoding 6-carboxytetrahydropterin synthase, whose translation MPHKKIRITKKFSFDMAHALYGYDGPCKNIHGHTYHLSITLIGNPIEDIKKTKLGMVIDFGDLKEIVNKHIIHVFDHALVLNQEAPYSKSEVISNEFEKVILVPFQPTCENLLLHFVDILIDKFSISTPLVNIRLEETLSSYAEWFIEDNQ comes from the coding sequence ATGCCTCATAAAAAAATTAGAATTACTAAAAAGTTTTCCTTTGATATGGCCCATGCACTGTATGGTTATGATGGACCTTGTAAAAATATTCATGGACATACCTATCATTTAAGTATTACTTTGATTGGAAATCCCATAGAGGATATTAAAAAAACCAAATTGGGTATGGTGATTGATTTTGGAGATCTGAAAGAAATTGTAAACAAACATATTATACATGTTTTTGATCACGCACTTGTACTCAATCAAGAAGCACCCTATTCGAAATCTGAAGTCATATCCAACGAATTTGAAAAAGTTATTTTAGTACCTTTTCAGCCAACTTGTGAGAACTTATTATTGCATTTTGTTGATATATTGATAGACAAATTTAGTATTTCTACGCCGTTAGTAAATATCAGACTTGAAGAAACTCTTTCATCGTATGCTGAATGGTTTATTGAAGATAATCAATAG
- a CDS encoding ferredoxin: MIRITQQREKCIGCNACVEASRNRWRISKKDGKCTLIGAINKKGFYSVLVTEDELKENIIAAQNCPVNIIKITPIQN, translated from the coding sequence ATGATTCGAATAACACAACAAAGAGAAAAATGTATAGGATGCAACGCATGTGTTGAAGCATCTCGAAATCGATGGCGTATTTCAAAAAAAGATGGAAAATGTACATTAATTGGAGCCATAAACAAAAAAGGATTTTATTCAGTGTTAGTTACTGAAGATGAACTCAAAGAAAACATCATAGCCGCTCAAAACTGTCCTGTTAATATTATCAAAATTACCCCTATACAAAACTAA
- a CDS encoding U32 family peptidase, translating to MSEKRSIELMSPAGSFESLMAAIKAGCNSVYFGVEQLNMRARSSINFTLEDLKKIAEIGKEHHVKTYLTLNTILYDHDINLMKSIEDAAKTNGISAIIASDHAVMNYAKKIGMEIHISTQANVSNIDTVEFYAHFADVIVLARELSLMQVADISREIKRRNITGPKGNLIELEIFAHGALCMAVSGKCYLSLHSHYASANRGACIQNCRRSYIVTDKEEGIEFEIDNEMIMSAKDLCTIDFIDQIIDAGVRVLKLEGRGRAVDYVYTVTKCYNEAINSHLNGSFSKEKIEAWKKELATVYNRGFWDGYYLGKKMGEWSNENGSKATKKKIYVAKAVKYFDKIGVGEFVCESHSLRIGDEVIITGPTTGYIQSKIEDIRVNKISVAKSQKGDSFSIKINEKIRPSDKLYKLVSETI from the coding sequence ATGTCAGAAAAACGGTCTATAGAATTAATGTCTCCGGCAGGGTCTTTCGAATCTTTAATGGCTGCCATAAAAGCTGGTTGCAATTCAGTATATTTTGGTGTAGAACAACTGAATATGCGTGCCCGATCAAGTATTAATTTTACCTTGGAAGACTTAAAAAAAATCGCAGAAATAGGAAAGGAACACCATGTGAAAACCTATTTGACACTCAATACAATCCTATATGATCACGATATCAATCTAATGAAAAGCATAGAAGATGCCGCAAAAACAAATGGAATTTCAGCCATCATAGCATCCGACCATGCCGTTATGAATTATGCTAAAAAAATTGGAATGGAAATTCATATTTCTACACAAGCGAATGTTTCCAATATTGATACCGTAGAATTTTATGCTCATTTTGCAGATGTTATCGTATTAGCACGTGAATTAAGTCTGATGCAAGTAGCAGATATTAGTCGCGAAATAAAAAGAAGAAATATTACTGGACCCAAAGGAAATTTAATTGAATTAGAAATTTTCGCTCATGGTGCCTTATGCATGGCGGTTTCCGGTAAATGCTACCTAAGTCTACATTCACATTACGCATCCGCGAATCGAGGAGCTTGCATTCAAAATTGCAGAAGAAGCTATATTGTAACAGACAAAGAAGAAGGCATTGAATTTGAAATAGACAATGAAATGATTATGTCGGCAAAAGATTTATGCACCATAGATTTTATAGATCAAATTATTGATGCAGGAGTTCGTGTTTTGAAACTCGAAGGAAGGGGTCGAGCTGTTGATTATGTATATACCGTAACAAAATGCTATAATGAAGCCATTAATTCCCATTTAAATGGAAGTTTCAGCAAAGAAAAAATAGAAGCCTGGAAAAAAGAATTAGCTACAGTTTATAATCGGGGTTTTTGGGACGGGTATTATCTCGGTAAAAAAATGGGTGAATGGAGCAATGAGAATGGTTCCAAAGCAACTAAAAAGAAAATATATGTAGCTAAAGCTGTCAAATACTTTGACAAAATAGGTGTCGGGGAATTCGTTTGTGAATCGCATAGTTTACGGATAGGCGATGAAGTGATCATTACCGGACCTACAACAGGATATATTCAATCTAAAATAGAAGACATTAGAGTGAATAAAATATCCGTAGCCAAATCACAAAAAGGGGATTCCTTTTCTATAAAAATAAACGAAAAAATTAGACCATCTGACAAGCTTTACAAACTTGTAAGTGAAACCATATGA